TGATAGCGAAAAAACGATAATCTATAATGGTCGATTGCTACGGTCTATCTTCCAGTATCGGAACAAAGTTAAGGCAAGTTTCCAAGCGAAAATAGATAGATGCAAAAAACAATAGAATTGTCCTATAAGGAACAAAGGAATCACCCACGCTTTAGCGGGGTGAGGATGTCAAAAAATGGAGGAACGGATGCTATTTAACTATGACGAGACAGATGATTTTGAGGATGAGCCACAGGAGTTATCGCCAAACGAAGAGGATGACTTCTCTGAAAATGAAGGTTCTCCTGAAACAGAATCAGAGGTAATAGAAACAGAAGGTAATGATGACAGCAATGAATCTGATCCCTATGATCGAATTGCCGAGATACTCGGTAAAGGTGAATTGGAAGAAATCTCAGCACCCTTGACTGCAACACCACAAGGAAGTGTCCTTTTTCATCTCTATGAGCAGAGTAGTCATGCCTATGCAAACGCTGTCACAGCCTATTATGAGGAGAAGAATTATCAACAGGCAATCGAAAAATTTGACGAAGCCATTGAAAACGCCTCCGAACGCGCCGCACACGACCTAACCGAAGAGCAAGCCAACGAGATCGTAGCGAAATCAATGTACTGGCAGGCGGAGGCTTACGTCAAAACGGAAAATATTCCGCAAGCCATTGAGACTTTCAGGGCCCTTATCCAAAATTGCCAGGGGCATTATCTCACGTTAGCTGCACAGCGTAGAACGGACGAGTTGAACACGAAATAGCAATTAGTAAGCCGCTTTCAGCGGTCAGCGACGAGGGATTTTATAACACTTCACCATTTCACTGGAATACGCCAAGTCGAGGATAGATTGTTACAAAGGATTCTTAACTGATAGCTGATAACGCTAAAAAAGGATTGATAAAATTTGTGGAAACCCTAAAAAACCTTCTCAAACAAAAGGCAACCAATTTACGTATTCATTCCATTGTCTCTACATCGGAAGCCGGATCCGGGCACCCAACCACGTGTCTCTCTGCTGCGGATATCGTCTCTGCACTCTTTTTTCATGCAATGCGCTATGACCCTACCGACGCACAGAATCCGAACAACGATAGGTTCATCTTATCCAAGGGACATGCCGCACCCCTCCTTTACGCTGCTTATGCCGAAGCAGGTATCATTCCAACGGATGAACTGGGCACGCTCCGACAAATTGACAGCATCTTGGAAGGACATCCGACACCACGGTTCGAGTGGACTGAGGTAGCAACGGGATCCCTCGGACAAGGTTTATCGCTTGGGCTCGGTATGGCACTCAACGGTAAATACTTAGATAAATCTGATTACCGTGTGTATGTCCTCCTCGGTGATGGCGAGACTGCTGAAGGGGGAGTGTGGGAAGCCGCCGCTTTGGCATCTCATTACCAACTCAATAACCTTATCGGAATCATTGATGTCAATGCACTCGGACAGAGCCAGCGGACTATGTACGCCTTTGATATTGACACCTACTGCCGACGTTTCGAGTCGTTCGGGTGGCAAACTATTGGTATTGATGGACACGATTTTGACGAAATTCTACCAGCACTCGCCGAAGCGAAAGCCTCAACCGATAAACCCACAATGATTGTTGCTAAAACCTTTAAGGGCAAAGGCGTTTCGTTCCTTGAGAACGCGGACAACTGGCATGGGAAAGCAGTCGCCAAAGGCGAAGACCTTGATAAAGCGTTGGCTGAGCTTGGTCCCCTACATACAGATGTTCCCGTTCAGATTGAACCACCGAATCCGATAAAGGTAAATGGCGCGATGCCAACCGAATGTGACCCACCAGACTATTCACCGGACGAAGAGGTCGCAACACGCGGCGGTTACGGCACCGGACTCGCGAAACTCGGAACTGCGAACCCCGATGTCGTTGCGCTTGATGGTGATACAAAAAACTCTACCTACGCCGAGCAATTTATGACACTCTATCCAGACCGATACTTTGAGATGTTCATCGCCGAACAAAATTTGGTCGGTGCCGGCATCGGTTTAGCAAAACGCGGGAAAATTCCGTTTGTTTCGACGTTCGCAGCGTTTTTATCGCGCGCCTACGATCAGATTCGGATGTCCGCTATCTCGCAAGCCAATATTAAATATGCTGGATCACACTGCGGGGTCTCAATTGGTGAAGACGGACCCTCGCAGATGGGTTTAGAGGACCTCGCAATGTTCCGAGCGATTCCAGGAGCAGCCGTACTCTATCCGAGCGATGCCGTCTCCGCAGAACGCCTCGTCGCAGGAGCTGCAGCGCACCAAGGTATCGTTTATCTCCGAACCTCGCGTCCACCAACCCCAATCCTCTATGATGCTAATGAAAGTTTTCCCATTGGTGGATCGAAGGTACTACGTAAAAGCGATGCAGATGAGGTAACCGTCATTGCCGCGGGTGTAACGCTTCACGAAACGCTTAAAGCATACGAAATACTTGCTGCAGATGGCATTGCTATCCGTGTGATTGACCTCTACTCCGTTAAGCCGATTGACAAGAAGGCACTGCAAGCTGCTGCGGCTGAGACTAACAATACTCTGGTTACTGTTGAGGACCACTATCCTGAAGGTGGTTTGGGAGATGCTGTGTTGAGTGCTGTCGCAGCTGACGGCGTTTGCGTCCACAAACTCGCAGTAACAGGAATACCGCGTTCGGGGAAGCCAGAGGAACTTTTGGAACATCATGGGATTAGTGCAGATGCTATTGTGCGGAAAGTGAAAGATTTATTAGCGATTAGCGGTTAGCGATTAAAAAATGCGTAACACAATTGTTTGGATCGTTGTTTTAGGGGTTATTTTTCTTGTAGGTATCGGGATGATTTACGCGTTACGCGTGCCGCGCGTCGCACCGAAAACCTATCCAGCGGATAAGGGACCTAACTTTATTGATGTTAGCAGCTATTCCCCTAAGATGCAAGGGTCTTATGAGCTCTTTACCCGTAAATGTAGTCGATGCCATACCGTTGCACGCCCGATTAATTCTACCTTCACATCGGAAGAATGGCGAGAGTATGTCTATAAAATGATGAGAAAACCGGGATCCGGGCTTACGCCGAAAACCGCTGATGAGATCATTGAATTCCTCACTTACGATTCGCAGCACAGAGAGAAAACAACAGAATGATTACTGCAAGATGGAATCACAAAGTGCCCCATACGCTAAAGTTTTTGATCTTCACAGCCTTGTTCTGTGTAATAGGTTTGCAAATAGGAGATGCCCAAGAGGATAACATGAAGCGTGTTGATTTTCAGATTTCAATAGATGCCCAGCCCGTCGTGTTTACCGCGCCACCTATCTTAAAAGATGGGGTCTGGTTGGTACCTTTAGAGAATTTCGCGGAACGACTCGGATTAAAAGTGGAATATCCACAAGGCGAAAAGATGGCGGTTCTCTGTCGAGAAACGGAATCGGAACTCTGTGTACCCCTCCGATTTCAGGATAGCAAAGACGG
This is a stretch of genomic DNA from Candidatus Poribacteria bacterium. It encodes these proteins:
- a CDS encoding tetratricopeptide repeat protein encodes the protein MLFNYDETDDFEDEPQELSPNEEDDFSENEGSPETESEVIETEGNDDSNESDPYDRIAEILGKGELEEISAPLTATPQGSVLFHLYEQSSHAYANAVTAYYEEKNYQQAIEKFDEAIENASERAAHDLTEEQANEIVAKSMYWQAEAYVKTENIPQAIETFRALIQNCQGHYLTLAAQRRTDELNTK
- a CDS encoding transketolase gives rise to the protein METLKNLLKQKATNLRIHSIVSTSEAGSGHPTTCLSAADIVSALFFHAMRYDPTDAQNPNNDRFILSKGHAAPLLYAAYAEAGIIPTDELGTLRQIDSILEGHPTPRFEWTEVATGSLGQGLSLGLGMALNGKYLDKSDYRVYVLLGDGETAEGGVWEAAALASHYQLNNLIGIIDVNALGQSQRTMYAFDIDTYCRRFESFGWQTIGIDGHDFDEILPALAEAKASTDKPTMIVAKTFKGKGVSFLENADNWHGKAVAKGEDLDKALAELGPLHTDVPVQIEPPNPIKVNGAMPTECDPPDYSPDEEVATRGGYGTGLAKLGTANPDVVALDGDTKNSTYAEQFMTLYPDRYFEMFIAEQNLVGAGIGLAKRGKIPFVSTFAAFLSRAYDQIRMSAISQANIKYAGSHCGVSIGEDGPSQMGLEDLAMFRAIPGAAVLYPSDAVSAERLVAGAAAHQGIVYLRTSRPPTPILYDANESFPIGGSKVLRKSDADEVTVIAAGVTLHETLKAYEILAADGIAIRVIDLYSVKPIDKKALQAAAAETNNTLVTVEDHYPEGGLGDAVLSAVAADGVCVHKLAVTGIPRSGKPEELLEHHGISADAIVRKVKDLLAISG